GCCATATTTTCCTGATTACGCTCCGCAAACTTCCTTGATTCGAATTCTTCATTTGTAAAAGATTGAATGAGCCGCATTCCTGAAATGGAATCCTGTAACTGGTTGCTGATGTCTCCTGCGGAACTTTGCACAGACCTAAATGACATCCTGATGCGTTTACCGAATACCCTTGTGATATAGAACATGAAAGGGAATGTAAAAAGAAGGACAATGGTCAGCTTCCAATTAATGAAAAGCATATATACCGCCACGGCAATGAAAGTCACCGTGTCAGTCAAGACTTGAAGCATGCTTGAAGAGATGAGCTGCTGCAGTAAATTGACATCATTGGTCAACCGCGACATTAAGTCACCAGTACGGTTTTTATCAAAGAATTTCATATCCAGTGTTTGAATATGGTCATACATGCTATTCCGTATATCCGTAATAGCCTTTTGACCGACCTTGGAAACGATATAGCTGTTAAAGTAGTTCAGTAAAGCCAATAAAATGGCAGCACAAAGAATACCTGCGCCAATCCAGATTAATGAGTCATATCTTTTTTCGGGAATGATTGTATCAATCGTAAACTGCGTCAACTGGGGGATGGAGAACTCAAGCAATGAAATGAAAAGCATGATACATAAAACCAAAGTGCAAAACTTCCACTTCGATGGGACCCGATTGAACATTTGTTTGAACATCAACCATATGCTTCCTTTTGAGGGGATTGCATGCATGGTACTGCGGCCTTTGTGGCTGAATGGAATATGTCCTCCACTCATAGCGATCACTCCTATTTAGACTAACCTTGGTGTTTTGAAAGTCATTTGAATTAGATGAATTTTGCCTTTATGACTATCATAGAGCTTTTCAAAAAATAGACAACTTTTAAGCGGTTCATTTCAGTCAAAAAGTATTATTATTTTACACGTTCATATAGGACATGGAATAATTAAGGGAGATTAGCGAGGCTGATAAGAGGAGATGCTAAAAGTGAATGAAAATGAAAAAGTCAGGGAAGAACTTTTAAATGCGGTCATCGGTCTAACGGATGAACAGTTGAACACCCATCCTGAACCAGGAAGATGGAGCATCATGCAGGTTTTGGATCATTTATATTTAATGGAGAGGGCCATAACAAAGGGCATTTCCGATAAATTGAAAAGCGATGATAGCATTCCTGCTGTGGATAAACCGATCGAGCTTACTTTAAATCGTGAAATGAAGGTCCAGGCCCCGTCCTTTGTCATTCCGTCAGAATCATACCAAACTTTGAGTGAGATTAAGGAAAAGTTGTCCGAATCCCGAAAAGCTTTTGTACGGGTCGTTGACGATGTAAAGGAAATTGATCTCGAACAAAAATCTTTTCCACACCCTTTGTTTAAAGATTTAAGCTTGAAGCAATGGATCCCATTTGTGGGACTGCATGAAAAACGGCATTTATTACAAATTGAAGAATTGAAAGCAAAGTTATAATAGAAGAAAAACTCATCCGTCTTTGGTTGAGTTTTTCATTTTCGGACAGATATTCGTAAAGGAAGGATTTTTCAGTGAAAGCCACTTGGGTAAGGACATGTTTGGTATTGGGCTTTTTCGGATTGATGCTAGGGCTCTTGTTCAAGTATATGCTTCCGCCTGATCTAGATGAAATCGAACTGACTGACGAGCTGAATCCGATCGTCGCCGAAAAAAAAGACGAGCTCATTCAACTGGCTAATGACAAAGGCATCCCGATTATCATTACGGCAGGGTTCCGGTCTGTAGCCGAGCAAAATGAACTCTATGAAAAGGGCAGATCAGGCTCGGGCAACATCGTAACGAATGCAAGAGGTGGCGAGTCTCTGCATAATTTCGGTTTGGCGATAGATTTTGCCCTCCTTAACAAACAAGGCGAGGCTATTTGGGATATGAATTATGACGGCAACGATAATGGAAAGCCGGATTGGATGGAAGTTGTAACCATCGCTAAAGGGTTAGGTTTTGATTGGGGTGGGGATTGGGCTGGGTTCAAGGATTATCCGCATTTACAAATGACATTTGGCTTGAACCTGCGTGAGCTGCAACAAGGCAAGCGGCCAAAAGCGCAGTGATAGTGGATGGTTTCTATGTATGCCGCATAAATTTTGACTTAAAGCAGGAAAATAAGCATGTGAATTGCTTTACAGGTAAGAATTCGATAAAGTGGAATAGTGAGAAATCAGACATAAAGGAGTGCAGTCACCATGGAAGAAACAAAATATTGCCGGGACTCTTTGGTCATAAAAACAAGCCTTGTCCTCCCGCCGGATACAAATAATATTGGTACGATGTTCGGAGGCAAATTAATGGCATATATTGATGATGTAGCGGCTATATCAGCCATGCGTCATGCGCGAAGCAACGTCGTTACGGCATCAACTGATTCTGTCGATTTCCTGCACCCTATTCACGAAGGAAATGCAGTTTGCCTTGAAAGCTTCGTGACTTATACGGGCAGAACATCAATGGAAATCATCGTAAAGGTGATTGCAGAGGATTTAGTTACAGGAGATCGGAATTTATGTGTCATTTCTTTCTTGACATTTGTTGCCATTAATGAAGAAGGTAAACCAATTCCTGTCCCGCGTTTGGTTCCTGAAACAGAGATGGAAATGAATTTAAATGAATCAGCAAAACAACGGGCACAAATAAGGAAAAAAAGAAGGGAAGATACACAGTTCATTGCAAGTACTTTCGGTGTGAAGCTGCCATGGACCGATCAATCGAAGCCTGGATTATATAAATAAGATACGCATTCCTTCAGCCTTCTTATTGATGATTTTAGACCAAATTCATTGTGATTTGGTCTTTTATTAAATGCCATTGGTTTTGGGGCATTATCCGGATGGGAAAGAAACGTGAAAAGACGCTTGGATAAGTCCAAGCGTCTTTTTTGTTAGGTTTGATCATATCACTTTTCAGTCATCGCTTGCTAAAATACCGAAGAAGCGCAAGATGTTAATGAATAGGTTAATGAAATCTAGATATAGATTCAAGGCCATGAGCGGTACTTCCTCGGCTGTTACCCCGTAATGCTTCATTCGGTTGAAATCATATAAAATATAACCACTGAAAACTAAAATCCCAATAAAGGAAAAGACCAGCAAGGCTGTAGAGCTTAATGGAGAGAAAATGTTGAAAATGCTAATGACCACTAAAGCTAGCAAGGCTGCAAATAACATTCCGCCCAAGAAAGAAAGGTCCCTTTTGGTGGTTGTGGCATAAACCGCCAGTCCACCAAATACGACTGTCGTCGTAACACCTGCCAGAATCACCACATTTGCCCCTGCAGCGGCTAGGTAGTGTGCAATGATCGGATATGTCGTAATTCCTGAAATCAATGTGAAACTATACAAAAATGTATAACCGATGGCTTTTTTCCTCCGCAATATGAATGCTCCAATCAACATCGCGATCTCAAGTATCGCTAAGGGAAGAAACAAGGATGGCGGAACAAGTGTGCCGAGAGCCATCCCTAAGACGGAAACGGCAAGTGACATAGCGAACGTCCGCATGACGGACGGCATATATGTTTGTACAGTTTGTGAATACATTCAAACACCTCATTATATATTTTCTACCGTTTTCTACGAATCTGTTTTAAAAAGGTTTCATGCCATTTAATGAAAATAAAGTGTTTTTTTTTTTAGTATTGAAATATATATGAAATAATTACCTGTTTTATGATATCCTAACAAATGTACTAACTTTTCTGAAATATCAAAAAAATTCAATTTGAACCATTCTGCGGTATGTAGAACGACAAGGCCAATAAATAGATATGAACGTTAAGGTTATTATCTTGGAATAGTAAATTAATAATTATTGCTTCTTTACATTTAATCGGACTTCAAAACTTTACTGTATAACCGTTATAAAGGAAACGATTTTTTATTGCGGAAAATTATTCTTAAAGTTATAAAATATGAAAAAAATGTGATTATTTTCTATAAAACCTATTGTATAATTGTAAAAAATTGATTAAAATTCTAGATAATTATCAGAAGATTAATTATTTTCCCGATAAAATAGTTTAGGGGGAGCAAGAATGAAGAAAGCTATTTTGCAAATAGAGAACCTAACTACCTCATTTCGAATCGGCAACAAATATCATGCAGCGGTGGATGATGTTTCGTTTACGGTGAATGAAAATGAAATTGTAGCAGTTGTTGGAGAATCAGGTTGTGGAAAGAGTGCATTGGCCTTATCTATCATTCAATTACATAATAGGCAGAGAACGAAATCCGAAGGAAATATCAATTATAAAGGTCAAAATCTACTAAAGTTGAATGATGTACAAATGAATAAAGTCCGGGGTAAGGAATTGGGGATGATATTCCAGGAACCTTTAACGGCTTTGAACCCGCTCATGACCATCGGAAAACAGATCGAGGAGAACCTTGATTACCATACTGAACTCTCAACTGCTGAAAAAAAGAACAGGACGATCGAACTTTTGACACAAGTGGGAATTCCATACCCTGAACGGACGTACAAGCAATATCCGCATGAGCTCTCGGGCGGAATGCGCCAAAGGGCAATGATCTCGATTGCCATTGCTTGCAACCCTGCACTGGTCATCGCCGATGAACCCACGACGGCACTGGATGTTACGATTCAAGCGCAAATACTTGATCTGCTGAAAGATATCCAGAGCAGGACAAAAATGGGGATCATCTTAATAACACATGATCTGAGCGTCGTAGCAGAGGTCGCAGACAGGATCGTTGTCATGTATGCAGGTCAGGTAGTGGAAACGGGAAGTGTTAAAGAGATATTCAACAATCCGCTGCATCCATATACGAGGTCATTATTAAATTCGATACCTTCTGCTGCAAACGAGAAAAACCGTTTGCACGTTATCGAAGGAATCGTTCCATCGATAGCGAAAATGGATCGGATAGGATGTCGCTTCCAAGATAGGATTCCTTGGATACCTAAACATGCGCATGAAGAGACACCCCGGCTTCACGATGTGGGCAACGATCATTTAGTGCGCTGTACCTGCTATAAAGAATTTTATTTTCAAGCTGAAGGAGATGCAACAGCCAATGACATTACTCAAATTAGATAATCTCAAAGTGCATTTTCCGATAAGGGGCGGTTTTTTTCGAAGGGTGGTCGATCACGTAAAGGCCGTGGACGGTGTTTCCTTGGAGTTGCAGCAAGGGGAAACATA
This sequence is a window from Brevibacillus sp. JNUCC-41. Protein-coding genes within it:
- a CDS encoding Bax inhibitor-1/YccA family protein, producing MYSQTVQTYMPSVMRTFAMSLAVSVLGMALGTLVPPSLFLPLAILEIAMLIGAFILRRKKAIGYTFLYSFTLISGITTYPIIAHYLAAAGANVVILAGVTTTVVFGGLAVYATTTKRDLSFLGGMLFAALLALVVISIFNIFSPLSSTALLVFSFIGILVFSGYILYDFNRMKHYGVTAEEVPLMALNLYLDFINLFINILRFFGILASDD
- a CDS encoding DinB family protein, which translates into the protein MNENEKVREELLNAVIGLTDEQLNTHPEPGRWSIMQVLDHLYLMERAITKGISDKLKSDDSIPAVDKPIELTLNREMKVQAPSFVIPSESYQTLSEIKEKLSESRKAFVRVVDDVKEIDLEQKSFPHPLFKDLSLKQWIPFVGLHEKRHLLQIEELKAKL
- a CDS encoding M15 family metallopeptidase, with product MLGLLFKYMLPPDLDEIELTDELNPIVAEKKDELIQLANDKGIPIIITAGFRSVAEQNELYEKGRSGSGNIVTNARGGESLHNFGLAIDFALLNKQGEAIWDMNYDGNDNGKPDWMEVVTIAKGLGFDWGGDWAGFKDYPHLQMTFGLNLRELQQGKRPKAQ
- a CDS encoding ABC transporter ATP-binding protein, whose protein sequence is MKKAILQIENLTTSFRIGNKYHAAVDDVSFTVNENEIVAVVGESGCGKSALALSIIQLHNRQRTKSEGNINYKGQNLLKLNDVQMNKVRGKELGMIFQEPLTALNPLMTIGKQIEENLDYHTELSTAEKKNRTIELLTQVGIPYPERTYKQYPHELSGGMRQRAMISIAIACNPALVIADEPTTALDVTIQAQILDLLKDIQSRTKMGIILITHDLSVVAEVADRIVVMYAGQVVETGSVKEIFNNPLHPYTRSLLNSIPSAANEKNRLHVIEGIVPSIAKMDRIGCRFQDRIPWIPKHAHEETPRLHDVGNDHLVRCTCYKEFYFQAEGDATANDITQIR
- a CDS encoding acyl-CoA thioesterase gives rise to the protein MEETKYCRDSLVIKTSLVLPPDTNNIGTMFGGKLMAYIDDVAAISAMRHARSNVVTASTDSVDFLHPIHEGNAVCLESFVTYTGRTSMEIIVKVIAEDLVTGDRNLCVISFLTFVAINEEGKPIPVPRLVPETEMEMNLNESAKQRAQIRKKRREDTQFIASTFGVKLPWTDQSKPGLYK